AGTCCCGCCACTTGTCCGGGTAACCAATCTTAGGTGTAAACTTACTGAGTTTTACCTTCGCAGCCTGCTTAGTTTCTGCGCTCATCCACTCCAGCTCTTCGATGGATTGCTCAAACCCTTTGATCAAGTTGTCGACCAACTCCCCCATGCGTGCTTTCGCTTCCGGCGGAAAATACTCTTTGACATAAATCTTACCCAGCAGCTCGCCCAGCACATCGTTACTGGCATTCACCGCTTGCTTCCAAACCGGTGCCTGCTCTTCGAGGCCACGCAGCGTCTTGCCATAGAAGTTGAACTTCAAATCAACCGCCGTCTTGTGCAGCAGCTGCGCATAATCGCTGGCAAAGTGAAAGGTCAGATAGTCACGCCAGGCGGCGACTTCCGTTTTGCCAATCAGCTCCGACAACCCTTCAAGATAGCTGGGCTGAGTCACAACCAGCTCTTTGGTATTTAAGCCGAACGCTTTCAGATACGCTGCCATGTCAAAATGTGGCAGCTTTGCATTGAGCGTATCAACCTGAAACTTGTTATAGGTTTTATCCGCATCGCGACTTTCAACCCGTGACCACTGAATTTCAGCTAACGCGGTTTCAAGTGCCATAATATGCTTGGCCGCCTGCTCTGCACCGGGTTGATCATAGCCCATCACCTGCATCAGGCGCTCAATATATTGACGATACTCAGCGCGAATGCGGGTGAACTTTTCAGTGTCCTGAAGGTAGAAATCCCGGTCCGGCAAACCCAAACCCGACTGCCACAAATAAAGCGTATTCATGGTAGAATTTTTGGCGTCATTATTTGCATACCAACTCAAAGGGGTTGTACCGCCCTGAGACAAGGCACGGGCAAATAAGGCGGGTAGTTCAGATTTACTCTGTAATGCCTGGAAAGGTGCCAGATACGACTGCAGAGGTGCAGTGCCTAGCTCTTCACGTGCTAATTCATCAGTGTAGCTGCGATAAAAATCGCCCAGTTTAGCCTCGTCTGAGCCGGGCTTGGCCTGTGTGTTACTGGCAGCCTGCTCGAGGGTTTTACGCAACGCTTTTTGTGATGCGTCGTACAGCTCAGTGAATGAACCATAATTTGACTTATCTGCCGGTATTTCGGTGCGTGCTAACCATTTACCGTTCACATGGTAATAGAAATCATCTTGCGCCCTTACGGCACTATCGATATTGTCCAGTGCGATCCCTGAATTCAGGGTGCTTTTTGCCTGCATTACTTCGGCTTGCGAGTCTGTTTTAATCTGCTCGCTACACCCTGTCAGACCCAGTGCCAGCGCAACCGCTGCGGCAGTGACTGCTATTTTCTTCATTTTTATCATCCTTACTGGTAATTTTGCTCAACGGCCGTTGCTACTGATGCTCATCATACTGTTGCGCCAGTGCGTCCAGAATCGCCACGTTGGCGGCGGGAAAAGCCAATTGTTTTAACTCACACCAGCTGATCCACTGGCTGGGCTGCCCTTCCAGCCCTGTCGCTTGTCCCGAAAAATCTTCGACCTTATGCACTTCCAGTTTAACCTGTTTGTCGCCATAGTCATGTTCAATTGTCAGTAAATGTTCCGAGCCGTGAACGTCAATACCTATCTCTTCTTTCAACTCTCTGGCTAATGCCTGAGTAACACTTTCCTGTGCTTCAATTTTGCCACCCGGAAACTCCCACAGGCCGCCCTGATGTTGCTCTTTGGCGCGTTTACATACAAAAAACTGTGCATCCCGAATGATGACACCCACAGCTACATTCACCACTTTTTTTGTCATATCTAACTCAAGTAATCTGCTTTTCTGAGATAAAAAAAGCGACACAAGGTCGCTTTTTCATTATGTCGCTGCAAACTTAAGACAGTTTACCGCAACACTGTTTATATTTTTTGCCCGATTTACATGGACATGGCTCATTACGGCCAACTTTAGGTTCAGTGCGCGCTGCGACCGCTGCCCCCTGGGGCGCTTCTCCACCAACCGGCGCTGACTCTTCATGCTGATACTGGCGCGGTGCCTGCTCACTGCGACGATGTTGCTCTTCTACTTTTTCAACATCTTCTTCAGCGCGCACCTGTACTTTGCTCAGTACGCCAACCACGTCCACTTTGAGGTTTTCAAGCATTTCAGAGAACAGCTCAAACGACTCGCGCTTGTATTCCTGTTTCGGGTTTTTCTGTGCATAACCACGCAGGTGAATGCCCTGACGTAAGTGATCCATCGCAGCAAGGTGATCTTTCCAGTGCTGATCCAAACTTTGCAGCATCACAGCCTTTTCGAACTGGCGCAGTACCTGGGCACCCACCATTTCTTCTTTTTGCTTGTAAGCTGCATCAATCTCTTCGCCAATACGCTCACGCAAACGCTCTTCGTATAGTTTGTTGTCTTCCTCAAGCCATTTGGCAATTGGCAACTCAACCATAAAGTCATTCTTCAGACGCTCTTCCAGACCCGGGATATCCCACATTTCGGCCAGGCTCTGCGGCGGAATGTACTGATCAATGGCAGCATTGATCACATCGCCACGGATAGCAGAAATAGTTTCTGAAATGTCACCTTCTTCCAGCAGTTCGTTGCGCTGTTCATAGACCACGCGACGCTGATCGTTGGCTACATCATCGTACTCAAGCAATTGCTTACGAATATCAAAGTTGCGCGCTTCAACTTTGCGCTGCGCATTCTCAATAGCACGGTTGACCCAAGGGTGCTCAATCGCTTCACCGCGTTGC
The Pseudoalteromonas viridis DNA segment above includes these coding regions:
- a CDS encoding M13 family metallopeptidase → MKKIAVTAAAVALALGLTGCSEQIKTDSQAEVMQAKSTLNSGIALDNIDSAVRAQDDFYYHVNGKWLARTEIPADKSNYGSFTELYDASQKALRKTLEQAASNTQAKPGSDEAKLGDFYRSYTDELAREELGTAPLQSYLAPFQALQSKSELPALFARALSQGGTTPLSWYANNDAKNSTMNTLYLWQSGLGLPDRDFYLQDTEKFTRIRAEYRQYIERLMQVMGYDQPGAEQAAKHIMALETALAEIQWSRVESRDADKTYNKFQVDTLNAKLPHFDMAAYLKAFGLNTKELVVTQPSYLEGLSELIGKTEVAAWRDYLTFHFASDYAQLLHKTAVDLKFNFYGKTLRGLEEQAPVWKQAVNASNDVLGELLGKIYVKEYFPPEAKARMGELVDNLIKGFEQSIEELEWMSAETKQAAKVKLSKFTPKIGYPDKWRDYSGLQINADDLVGNYVRYNEWAYQDMVGKVDKPVDRSEWFMTPQTVNAYYNPVNNEIVFPAAILQPPFFNLEADDAVNYGAIGAVIGHELGHGFDDQGAKYDGDGNLRNWWSEQDLAQFQARSQKLVEQYNQYQPFEDASVNGELTLGENIGDLGGLSVALKAYQLSLQGKPAPVIDGYTGEQRFFMGWAQIWRRNYRDEELRNRLMTDSHSPSHYRVIGVLPNMPAFYDAFDVKEGDKMYLKPQERVKIW
- the mutT gene encoding 8-oxo-dGTP diphosphatase MutT; this translates as MTKKVVNVAVGVIIRDAQFFVCKRAKEQHQGGLWEFPGGKIEAQESVTQALARELKEEIGIDVHGSEHLLTIEHDYGDKQVKLEVHKVEDFSGQATGLEGQPSQWISWCELKQLAFPAANVAILDALAQQYDEHQ